ggaaataaaaatgtaaatacaacaTACAACAAAATACTGGAGTAGAtataaatggaatgctgtaattgaaaCTTTTCACCCgtttaattgtgcagctctaCAATATAGATAAATGGTAATGCTTAACAAACCCAAAACCTTTGCTGATTATAGAAAATGGCTTAATTTTGTACACCAGTACCATGTATTAACACATTCGATTACAATTTTTGTATAGTGTTACTCCAAGTTGGTATGCGCAGGTGTTAATGAATTCTGTTTTCCTATTGTAGAATAAAAGCTATAACAAGGAATGTTCTCACAAGCTTTTAACGCCTACAAAATATTTGTGAAAGACACATTACAAGTAACTGTTTTTGTCTCCAGGGGTTCTAGTTGTGAATGTGACATGGAGGAAAAGGACCTATGTGGGAACACTCTTGGACTGTACCAAGCATGACTGGGCCCCACCACGGTAATACATCTTCCTTACTTGAAGATTTCTTGACCTGCAGTGTCTATACATTTCCTTAAGATTGAAGAAAAGTAATTCACTATAAACACTGGACTTACAGACACTCATTACCCCATGTTGTTTTTAACTAGGTTTTGTGAGTCACCGATGAGTGACATGGACATGCCCTGTGCGCGTGGACGTGGTAAACGAATGAGGCTGGCAATACCTGATCAACCAGTTGTTGACCCGAGTCTTTCCAAAATAAGAGGACTAAGTCACAAGAGACGTGGTGTGGGAATCGGCAACAAGGGAAGACGAGGGAGTCTGAACCTCACTGGCTGTAGAACACCTGGATACTATGGCGTCGAGGACAATTCATTTACATGTGGAAAAAGAAAAGGCAAAGCTCCAGCCGATCTAGATTTAAGCTTGGTCGCGGAGGACATCAGGAATGGAAATGGGAAAAGGATACGAGCCAAATCCAGGAGCGCTCCTTCCACGCCGCAGGGTAAATCCGACCCAATGTTTCTTGATCAAGTTTGTGGATCCCCAATGCTAATAGACTGTCCGCATCCAAACTGTAACAAGAAGTACAAACACATCAATGGGCTCCGATACCACCAGTCTCATGCTCACTTGAACAGCGAAAGCAAGCAAGAGTTTGAGGTGGAGAGCGAGGACAGACTATCTGATTTTGATGATCCGCTCAGCTCTGTACCTTTTGATTCTTCTGAGAGTGTTCTCTCCAAGAAGCCCAGAACTATGTTTAAACTCAATTCAGTTGGTTCTCCGAAGAGCAGAAAAGCAttgcacaacaacaacaacagtgccATAGCCAATGCTAAAATACGCAGGAACGTGGCGAGTAAGGACGGATCTATAGATGACCTGAGCAACTTACcgctcatttcaaacatgtctgTTGTCCTTGAGAACTGCCTCATTACGGATCGTAACACATCTGTGGAGATGCCCAAGCTAGAAGCAGAGGGTGCTATTGATAAGAGGGATATCTGTAGCAAAGTTAAAAAGGAATGTGGCTTCACTGAAAGATGCTCAGCCAAGTCTCGGACCAACAGACTCATTACCGGCGCCCCTGCTCCCCCAAAATTGACTGCAATTCCACCCACTGCGTTCTCTGCTAAAGAGGATTCTTCCCATCAGAACTCTACAACTGTTGCTCTCACAAATGTCAAGAACCTCTCTCTGAAACCCATCAAGCCAAAGCTGGACATTATTGCACATGTTAACATGGCTAATGTGCCCACCACCCTTAGAAAAGTCGGTAAGAGAAAGGACAAGTATCGATTGAAGGACAAGAATTGCAAAGATCCACGGAGTCCTAAAAGCGAGCCAATGTTCACAAAAACGGACGATGCCAAGAGTGTCGGGAAAGACTTCCCTGTGAGCCTCTTGAAAGAACATTTGAGCAAACAGGATGTTGTAAATGGGCCAGGTGAAACGCAAGAAAGCCGCATGGCAAGCATTAGAGCGGAAGCGGACAAGGTGTACACTTTTTCCGACAATGCACCAAGTCCTTCTATCGGAAGCTCTGCGAGAATGGACTGTGGCCCCCTTACAAACGGAGATGGAGCCACTGCGAAAACAAACAGCCCCGCATACTCCGACATATCAGATGCTGCCGAGGATGGAGGATCAAACTCGAGATCTAGAAGAAACTCGACGCATGACTCGAACCCAAACAGCAACATCAATCTAAAAATTCCCTCATTGAATACTGCAGTCACGGTAACCCCAGGTAAAGAGGTCCAGTCAACATCTCACAGCCATGGATATGAATCTCACTGTATACCAGGTTACATGCACTCTGGACAAGCACATTCCATTTCGTTTTTGAAGGTGGCTTCACCTTATGGTCGGACAAAGGATGAATTGAGAGATTTAAATGAGGATATAAAAAGCTCAGATTCCTCTACTCAATCACAGCTTCAGTATCCCATGACTGAAACGGACACAGCACTTGCTCAGTCCTTGTACTATGGGCAGTACAGTCGTGGTGTTTCCATGGACCAGAAGGTTCTGATGATGCCCAGCACCCATAGACAACTCCCTGACACATGCTGTGAGGAAATCCAATACAGCAAGCAGAGTAGAGGTCAAGTTAGACGTGGATCTGAGCAGAAAGAGCGAACAAAGGACGACCAAAAGCAATTTATAAACTCTCCTCAGTCCATTCATAAGGGGGCAAACTCTGTTAAAATTAACTGTGCGAAACCTGGGTTTATATATGTGCACTTGGACAAGCAGCTATCATTTCAGCAGCAACAGGGGAAGTCATCCAATATCTCCATGACAAAAGATCAAGGGGTTAACAAGGAATCTGAAGACCTCAGTTTGGAGAGTTCAAACTCAAAATCAAATGTGGACACAAATGTAACATTTCTAAA
This sequence is a window from Myxocyprinus asiaticus isolate MX2 ecotype Aquarium Trade chromosome 33, UBuf_Myxa_2, whole genome shotgun sequence. Protein-coding genes within it:
- the LOC127423840 gene encoding zinc finger protein 608-like — its product is MSVGSSVQQSIKPHGVDPDDSGDDWEIGVGNLIIDLDADLEKERQRLEMNRVSSVKSSAAEGRVELECSCAGAADAFNGLTGAGEPQQGYLCKEPKKFKLKRRNSSNDTDRSSSLEIPKVCVGKRREAQGRPGEAPEMNSAPPAVDSSSDVTKGKDGKRGKNQGKGLKREKESARTRKEKLADEFGSQSENGCAVGGTENLVGRGGMDAAIVEHTEDTNTQEHDLKTLSVMTRSVGTNTQETEKTIESSYMEPCQPGTSVNLEGIVWHETEEGVLVVNVTWRKRTYVGTLLDCTKHDWAPPRFCESPMSDMDMPCARGRGKRMRLAIPDQPVVDPSLSKIRGLSHKRRGVGIGNKGRRGSLNLTGCRTPGYYGVEDNSFTCGKRKGKAPADLDLSLVAEDIRNGNGKRIRAKSRSAPSTPQGKSDPMFLDQVCGSPMLIDCPHPNCNKKYKHINGLRYHQSHAHLNSESKQEFEVESEDRLSDFDDPLSSVPFDSSESVLSKKPRTMFKLNSVGSPKSRKALHNNNNSAIANAKIRRNVASKDGSIDDLSNLPLISNMSVVLENCLITDRNTSVEMPKLEAEGAIDKRDICSKVKKECGFTERCSAKSRTNRLITGAPAPPKLTAIPPTAFSAKEDSSHQNSTTVALTNVKNLSLKPIKPKLDIIAHVNMANVPTTLRKVGKRKDKYRLKDKNCKDPRSPKSEPMFTKTDDAKSVGKDFPVSLLKEHLSKQDVVNGPGETQESRMASIRAEADKVYTFSDNAPSPSIGSSARMDCGPLTNGDGATAKTNSPAYSDISDAAEDGGSNSRSRRNSTHDSNPNSNINLKIPSLNTAVTVTPGKEVQSTSHSHGYESHCIPGYMHSGQAHSISFLKVASPYGRTKDELRDLNEDIKSSDSSTQSQLQYPMTETDTALAQSLYYGQYSRGVSMDQKVLMMPSTHRQLPDTCCEEIQYSKQSRGQVRRGSEQKERTKDDQKQFINSPQSIHKGANSVKINCAKPGFIYVHLDKQLSFQQQQGKSSNISMTKDQGVNKESEDLSLESSNSKSNVDTNVTFLNASESQSWSHSYQSKYVKQQNQEFNKMSEELSFSPDKGKDWHIPLEPESRLETEHQSVKCETTADVMEDSTRPGGDEMVGEISEDSQTARGAAPSPQQSFIQFQHSYPYLHLCDTSSSAYRVMSPALVHNYPGFHYPLYGKTAGREDSDGAQSSKPVTDSTALELLSHPLLPYHGTSPVPGERGSPEQDRETEREREVVPFGRHLQTRHLTHLGMGYTLVSGQYDPFPGLSSAALGANQQVTTTQTCSSENDGKI